From Zingiber officinale cultivar Zhangliang chromosome 5B, Zo_v1.1, whole genome shotgun sequence, the proteins below share one genomic window:
- the LOC121987470 gene encoding uncharacterized protein LOC121987470, with the protein MAFSGRLLLLRAMRKRRTWLCLFLLAYALLLYSSWTFLLFIHSWHHASTSSSASAGWLALCASLMYGSVFGLLAMGSALAVAVPATLVTWITILVLLAFAGKPRGALVMEGLGITAEIAAVAIKVLVREGSVVAGVCAGISFFALLLTSRRGVGGDREL; encoded by the coding sequence ATGGCGTTCTCGGGGCGACTCCTCCTCCTCAGGGCCATGAGAAAGCGCCGCACTTGGCTCTGCCTCTTCCTCCTCGCCTACGCGCTCCTCCTCTACTCCTCTTGGACCTTCCTCCTCTTCATCCACTCATGGCACCAcgcctccacctcctcctccgcctccgCCGGGTGGCTGGCGCTGTGCGCGTCCTTGATGTACGGATCCGTGTTCGGGCTGCTGGCCATGGGGTCCGCCCTCGCGGTGGCGGTGCCCGCCACGCTGGTCACGTGGATCACTATCCTGGTGCTGCTCGCCTTCGCCGGGAAGCCGCGCGGGGCGCTGGTGATGGAAGGGCTGGGCATCACCGCCGAAATCGCGGCCGTCGCCATCAAGGTACTCGTCCGCGAGGGCAGCGTCGTCGCTGGCGTCTGCGCCGGGATCAGCTTCTTCGCCCTCTTGTTGACTAGCCGGAGAGGCGTCGGAGGAGACCGTGAGTTGTGA